A window of Proteus columbae contains these coding sequences:
- the sbcD gene encoding exonuclease subunit SbcD — protein sequence MRIIHTSDWHLGQYFFTKTRAKEHQQFLDWLLAQIKHYQVDALIVAGDIFDTGSPPSYARELYNRFVVAIRDTQCQLVILGGNHDSVATLNESKSLLACLNTTVIANVHAETPQAPLILPKKDNTPGALLCAIPYLRPRDMISSKSGQSGAEKQTALKEAIAEYYQAQYQAALELRQQLNVDIPIIATGHLTTIGASVTDSVREIYIGTLEAFSATLFPEFDYIALGHIHRPQVVNKSGHIRYSGSPIPLSFDECGQQKSICLIDFEQEKLTNLTLLPIPEFQLLRTISGSLKEIAIQLEDLKKQYGEIDTTIWLDIEVSTQDYLSDIQTRIQELTNDPLFDVILLRRARKQRQAFTQNENETLTELTVYDVFERRLEQHEFDSEETKTRLTTLFKQAVEMAEKEDNEA from the coding sequence ATGCGGATTATTCACACATCAGACTGGCATTTAGGGCAATATTTTTTTACTAAGACTCGAGCTAAAGAACACCAACAGTTTCTTGATTGGTTATTAGCACAAATTAAACATTACCAAGTTGATGCTCTGATTGTTGCGGGTGATATTTTTGATACTGGCTCCCCTCCAAGCTACGCCCGAGAGCTTTATAACCGTTTTGTTGTTGCTATTAGAGATACACAATGTCAGCTCGTTATTCTAGGTGGTAATCACGATTCGGTGGCAACACTAAATGAATCAAAATCACTGTTGGCATGTTTAAATACGACCGTTATTGCCAATGTTCATGCTGAAACACCACAAGCTCCGTTAATTCTTCCTAAAAAAGATAACACTCCAGGAGCATTACTTTGTGCAATCCCTTATCTACGCCCTAGAGACATGATCAGCAGTAAAAGTGGGCAATCAGGTGCTGAAAAACAAACAGCCTTAAAAGAAGCGATTGCTGAATATTATCAAGCTCAATATCAAGCAGCTCTCGAATTACGTCAGCAATTAAATGTCGATATTCCCATTATTGCAACGGGTCATCTCACCACGATTGGAGCGAGTGTGACAGATTCCGTCCGTGAAATTTATATCGGCACCTTAGAAGCCTTTTCAGCAACCCTATTTCCTGAATTTGACTATATTGCCCTTGGTCATATTCATCGCCCTCAAGTGGTGAATAAATCAGGTCATATTCGTTATAGCGGCTCTCCTATTCCGTTAAGTTTTGATGAATGTGGACAACAGAAAAGTATCTGCCTTATCGATTTTGAGCAAGAAAAATTAACTAACCTCACACTATTACCTATTCCTGAATTTCAGTTACTACGCACTATCAGTGGTTCATTAAAAGAAATAGCGATACAACTTGAGGATTTAAAAAAACAATACGGTGAAATAGATACCACTATTTGGTTGGATATCGAAGTTTCAACACAAGATTATCTCAGTGATATACAAACCCGTATTCAAGAGCTAACTAACGATCCGCTTTTTGATGTGATCTTATTAAGAAGAGCGAGAAAACAACGCCAAGCGTTCACTCAAAATGAGAACGAAACACTGACCGAATTAACCGTTTATGATGTTTTTGAAAGACGTTTAGAACAGCATGAGTTTGATTCAGAAGAAACTAAAACTCGTTTAACAACATTATTTAAACAAGCAGTTGAAATGGCAGAGAAAGAGGATAACGAAGCATAA
- the phoB gene encoding phosphate regulon transcriptional regulator PhoB has protein sequence MARRILVVEDETAIREMICFVLEQNGFQPIEAEDYDSALSFLIDPYPDLVLLDWMIPGGSGLQVIKQMKRESNTRDIPIIMLTAKGEEEDKVQGLETGADDYVIKPFSPKELVARVKAILRRLSPMSAEDVIEFNGLGLDPVSHRVTSQDKPIDMGPTEFKLLHFFMTHPERVYSREQLLNYVWGTNVYVEDRTVDVHIRRLRKAIEEDGHDRMIQTVRGTGYRFSARF, from the coding sequence ATGGCAAGGCGTATTCTTGTTGTTGAAGATGAAACCGCAATTCGAGAGATGATCTGTTTTGTTTTGGAACAAAATGGTTTTCAACCTATTGAAGCAGAAGACTATGATTCTGCATTGAGTTTTCTTATCGATCCTTACCCTGATCTGGTTTTATTAGATTGGATGATCCCTGGTGGATCAGGCTTGCAGGTAATAAAACAGATGAAGCGGGAAAGTAATACCCGTGATATTCCCATTATTATGCTAACGGCAAAAGGGGAAGAAGAAGATAAAGTCCAAGGCCTAGAGACGGGTGCTGATGATTATGTTATCAAACCGTTTTCACCTAAAGAGCTTGTTGCCCGAGTGAAGGCGATTTTACGGCGTTTATCACCGATGTCAGCGGAAGATGTTATTGAATTCAATGGACTCGGTCTTGATCCTGTTTCTCACCGCGTCACAAGTCAAGATAAGCCGATTGATATGGGCCCTACCGAATTTAAACTCCTACACTTTTTTATGACACATCCTGAACGCGTATATAGCAGAGAACAACTGCTAAACTACGTTTGGGGAACCAATGTTTATGTCGAAGACCGTACTGTTGATGTGCATATTCGTCGTTTACGTAAGGCTATTGAAGAAGATGGCCATGACAGAATGATACAGACAGTACGTGGAACGGGATATCGTTTTTCTGCCCGTTTCTAA